From the genome of Candidozyma auris chromosome 2, complete sequence, one region includes:
- the GCV2 gene encoding glycine decarboxylase subunit P has protein sequence MFRAAVARAASRRLRVSTRVNLSPAILSHSSLAHGLPQSLPQGLAPSARGLATANTSSANYQQVYNPSKEGPTYAELDTFARRHFGPSPEDVSHMLKSLGYKDMDEFLTASIPPHVLVKRPLKVSPQQGYTEQQMLAHLGEMAAKNRIAKSFIGKGYHGTIVPPVIQRNLLESPEWYTSYTPYQPEISQGRLESLLNYQTMVSSLTGLHIANASLLDEGTAAAEAMAMSFVNSRSKKKKYVVDAKLHPQTLDVIESRAGNIGVEVVVLPLTTEEGVAQLEQIAADVCGALVQYPATDGSLHNFTKIGDIIHKNKGLFAMATDLLALTVLKPPADFGADIALGTSQRFGVPFGYGGPHAAFFATTEKFSRKVPGRIVGVSKDRLNKPALRLALQTREQHIKREKATSNICTAQALLANMAAMYAVYHGPAGLKNIASRVYGYTTVLADAIANNSPHKLLNDTWFDTLSVELNGVGADELLKIALDKYNINLFKVNDSTVSCALDETVTQADLEGLVELFTGTAAHLPEELPKIPAELLRSDEILPNEVFNKHHSETAMLRYLHLLQSKDLSLANSMIPLGSCTMKLNATVEMQTLSMPGFALIHPFAPADQAEGYKELISEFEHDLNDITGFAATTMMPNSGAQGEYTGLSLIRQYHKANGEYEKRNICLIPVSAHGTNPASAAMCGLKVVPVKCLDNGSIDLSDLKDKAEKHKENLCSIMITYPSTYGLFEPGVRDAIDTVHSHGGLVYLDGANMNAQVGLTSPGDLGADVCHLNIHKTFALSHGGGGPGQGPVCVAERLVPYLPKHHFVQTPHATAESIQAVNSAPFGSAAVIPVSYSYIKMLGSKGLPYASALAMLNANYMLHRLKDAYQVLFVDPTASKEQGIKHCAHEFIIDLREFKSVGIEAIDVAKRLQDYGFHAPTMSFPVAGTLMIEPTESENLEELDRFVESMLSIRKEIDAYANGESLGQVLKNAPHSLADVVSTPQEEWDNRGYTREQAAYPLPFLKTQKCWPTVARLDDAFGDMNLLCTCPSVEEVANN, from the coding sequence atgttCAGAGCAGCAGTGGCACGTGCCGCCTCCAGGCGTCTCAGGGTCTCTACTCGTGTCAACCTCTCTCCTGCTATCTTATCGCACTCATCACTTGCTCACGGCCTTCCCCAGAGCCTCCCCCAAGGCCTCGCTCCCAGCGCTCGCGGGCTTGCTACCGCCAACACCTCGAGCGCCAACTACCAGCAAGTCTACAATCCGCTGAAAGAGGGTCCTACCTATGCTGAGCTTGACACTTTTGCTCGCCGCCACTTTGGGCCTTCGCCTGAAGACGTCAGTCACATGCTCAAGTCGTTGGGGTACAAGGACATGGACGAGTTTTTGACGGCGCTGATTCCTCCCCATGTGCTTGTCAAGAGGCCCTTGAAAGTGCTGCCGCAGCAAGGGTACACGGAGCAGCAGATGCTCGCGCACTTGggcgaaatggctgcgaaaaacaGAATCGCAAAGTCCTTCATTGGCAAAGGGTACCATGGAACCATTGTTCCGCCTGTGATTCAGCGTAACTTGTTGGAGCTGCCCGAGTGGTACACTTCGTACACTCCGTACCAGCCCGAGATCTCTCAGGGCCGCTTGGAGTCGTTGCTCAACTACCAGACCATGGTGAGCTCCTTGACCGGGTTGCACATTGCCAACGCTTCCTTGTTGGACGAGGGCACCGCTGCCGCAGAGGCTATGGCCATGTCGTTTGTGAATCTGCgttccaaaaagaagaagtacgTTGTGGATGCCAAGTTGCACCCTCAGACCTTGGACGTGATTGAATCTCGCGCAGGCAACATCGGCGTCGAGGTTGTGGTGCTTCCCTTGACCACTGAGGAGGGAGTAGCTCAACTTGAGCAGATTGCCGCCGACGTCTGCGGTGCCTTGGTTCAATACCCTGCCACCGACGGTTCTCTTCacaacttcaccaagatTGGCGACATTATCCATAAAAACAAGGGCCTTTTTGCCATGGCCACTGACTTGCTTGCATTGACTGTGTTGAAGCCTCCAGCAGACTTTGGCGCCGATATCGCCTTGGGCACCTCCCAGAGATTTGGTGTTCCATTTGGCTACGGTGGGCCCCACGccgctttctttgcaaccactGAAAAATTCTCTAGAAAAGTGCCAGGCAGAATCGTCGGTGTGTCCAAGGACAGATTGAACAAGCCAGCCTTGAGATTGGCGTTGCAGACTCGTGAGCAGCATAttaaaagagaaaaggCCACCTCCAACATCTGCACCGCCCAGGCTCTTTTGGCCAACATGGCCGCCATGTACGCTGTGTATCACGGTCCAGCTGGCCTTAAAAACATTGCCTCTCGTGTCTACGGCTACACTACTGTCCTTGCTGATGCGATTGCCAACAACTCTCCtcacaagcttctcaacgaTACTTGGTTTGACACCTTGTCTGTCGAGTTGAACGGTGTTGGTGctgatgagcttttgaagatcgCTTTAGACAAATATAACATCAACTTGTTTAAGGTGAACGACTCAACCGTGTCCTGTGCCTTGGACGAGACCGTCACCCAAGCCGACTTGGAAGGATTGGTGGAGCTTTTCACTGGTACTGCTGCTCATTTGCCTGAAGAGTTGCCAAAGATCCCTGcagagcttttgagaagcGACGAGATCTTGCCCAACGAGGTGTTCAACAAACACCACTCTGAGACCGCCATGTTGCGTTACTTGCACTTGTTGCAGTCCAAGGACTTGTCGTTGGCCAACTCCATGATCCCATTGGGTTCATGTACCATGAAGTTAAATGCTACCGTTGAGATGCAAACTTTATCGATGCCAGGCTTTGCATTGATTCACCCATTTGCCCCAGCAGACCAGGCTGAGGGTTACAAGGAATTGATCTCCGAGTTTGAGCACGACTTGAACGATATTACTGGTTTTGCTGCCACCACCATGATGCCCAACTCTGGTGCTCAAGGTGAATACACAGGTCTCTCTTTGATCCGTCAATACCACAAAGCCAATGGCGAGTACGAAAAGCGTAACATCTGCTTGATCCCAGTGTCTGCCCACGGAACCAACCCTGCAAGTGCTGCCATGTGTGGCCTTAAAGTGGTTCCAGTCAAGTGCTTGGACAACGGTTCCATTGACCTTTCTGATTTAAAAGACAAGGCAGAAAAGCACAAGGAGAATTTGTGCTCCATCATGATCACATACCCATCCACTTACGGTTTGTTTGAGCCTGGCGTGAGAGATGCCATTGACACTGTTCACTCCCACGGCGGGTTGGTTTACCTTGACGGTGCCAACATGAACGCCCAGGTCGGCCTTACTTCGCCAGGTGACTTGGGTGCTGATGTTTGCCATTTGAACATCCACAAGACTTTCGCCTTGTCTCACGGCGGTGGTGGTCCCGGCCAGGGCCCTGTGTGCGTTGCCGAGAGACTTGTGCCATACTTGCCAAAACACCATTTCGTGCAAACGCCCCACGCTACCGCTGAATCAATCCAGGCCGTCAACTCTGCTCCCTTCGGCTCCGCCGCGGTGATTCCAGTGTCTTACTCATACATAAAGATGCTTGGTTCCAAGGGCTTGCCTTATGCTTCTGCCCTTGCCATGCTCAACGCCAACTACATGCTTCACAGGTTGAAGGATGCCTACCAGGTGTTGTTTGTGGACCCAACAGCCTCCAAGGAACAAGGCATCAAGCACTGCGCTCACGAGTTCATCATTGACTTGCGTGAGTTCAAGTCTGTGGGCATCGAGGCCATCGATGTGGCCAAGCGTTTGCAGGACTACGGCTTCCACGCCCCCACCATGTCGTTCCCTGTTGCCGGAACGTTGATGATTGAGCCCACCGAGTCTGAGAACTTGGAGGAGCTCGACAGGTTTGTCGAGTCGATGTTGTCGATCAGAAAGGAGATCGACGCCTACGCAAACGGCGAATCTTTGGGCcaggtgttgaagaatgcTCCACACTCCCTCGCTGACGTTGTTTCCACGCCCCAGGAGGAGTGGGACAACCGTGGATACACGAGAGAGCAGGCTGCCTACCCCTTGcctttcttgaagacgCAGAAGTGTTGGCCTACGGTTGCACGTTTGGACGACGCTTTTGGCGACATGAACTTGCTTTGCACTTGTCCATCGGTGGAGGAAGTTGCCAACAACTAA